A window of Phyllobacterium sp. T1293 contains these coding sequences:
- a CDS encoding fimbrial biogenesis chaperone, with protein sequence MRSMLKRIGAMGLFMLFCSTANAASLRVAPTSLDLTAPGSAAVLTLTNQAKRPINVQVRVFRWTQVNGVEQLEPTSDVVASPPSTVLTGNKDYLVRVIRVSKKPVAGEESYRVIVDELPDPSRRKGGTVTLVMRYSIPVFFKDADASAPKVAWTIKRSGGGLVLAARNNGDSRLRLSDVQLMQGGREIGTRKGLVGYVLGGASMQWPVGGGKAVSAGSIALKAQSDAGPLDVNVAVSGR encoded by the coding sequence ATGCGATCCATGCTTAAACGCATTGGAGCGATGGGGCTCTTTATGCTGTTTTGCAGCACAGCCAATGCGGCTTCACTGCGCGTAGCACCCACCAGCCTTGACCTGACCGCGCCGGGAAGCGCTGCTGTCTTGACGCTGACAAATCAGGCGAAGCGACCAATTAACGTGCAGGTGCGTGTTTTCCGCTGGACTCAGGTCAATGGTGTAGAGCAACTCGAACCAACAAGTGATGTGGTGGCAAGTCCTCCATCAACCGTTCTGACCGGCAATAAGGATTATCTGGTACGGGTGATCAGGGTCAGCAAAAAGCCGGTGGCGGGTGAGGAAAGCTACCGGGTGATTGTTGACGAATTGCCTGATCCGTCGCGTCGCAAGGGCGGCACCGTCACGCTGGTCATGCGCTATTCCATTCCGGTGTTCTTCAAGGATGCTGATGCATCGGCACCGAAGGTAGCCTGGACAATCAAACGCTCTGGCGGCGGGCTGGTGCTTGCTGCGCGCAACAATGGCGACTCAAGGCTGCGCCTTTCCGATGTGCAGTTGATGCAGGGCGGGCGGGAAATCGGTACACGAAAGGGGCTGGTCGGTTACGTCCTTGGTGGCGCTTCGATGCAATGGCCCGTGGGTGGGGGTAAAGCGGTGTCTGCCGGTTCCATTGCCCTGAAGGCTCAGAGCGATGCTGGACCGCTTGATGTCAACGTTGCGGTCAGCGGCCGCTAG
- a CDS encoding fimbria/pilus outer membrane usher protein: MPQPGIAQDLYLEVFINDEPTGLAGAFRQLADGGLSARPEELKEVGLKPVSSARDKDGSIRVDRLPDVQYRVDMENQRLYVTTNDEARAAKQIDINPKPDDDHPKAQSSYGAVLNYSLFASSDNLFSGNAKPFQGISGGFDARFFSPFGTLTQSFTSSASDTDLQGFKRLNTTYTYSDTERLITYRAGDFISGGLQWTRPVYLGGLQVQRNFHLRSDLVTIPIPVISGSAAVPSTLEVYTQNVKTYSGTVPSGPFQVTNFPVFTGSGQAQVVLRDTLGRETKTTLPFYSSSLLLRKGLLDFSGEVGFPRRDFGTESSDYAGDAMGIATVRYGVSDLLTLEGHFEGGVDLLNGGVGVAFPIGGYGVSSLAVAGSSHDGDTGFLVNGSVELSYRNYTVFARMQQAFGNYDDVASVSADTSRLSVFDPAGVAIFSPRVPRSLAQVTVSAPGPFERSNLNLSFTQIEAANGEKNRIIGASFSQTVFKNSSFYATAFTDLENSDSFGVFAGLTIPFDNNITVTTGYEQTASGASGVVDIAKSERLEEGSYGWRLRTREGDNPDRLASASYRGRYARVQGDVEQFDGNTRASAQIDGALAVAAGGVFATNRINDAFAVVDVGAPDVEVLSENRPVGRTNRSGKILVPDLNSYEPNTVAIDPKNLPVDASIGSTRNIVVPADRSGVVVDFHVSQTSASAIVSLVDGTGKPLEAGLRGHVDGSTDEFVVGYDGEAFIEKLRAQNIIVIERLDGSSCKAQFTYRAQPGTQIKISNVVCS, encoded by the coding sequence GTGCCGCAGCCCGGCATCGCACAGGACCTCTATTTAGAGGTCTTCATCAATGATGAACCGACCGGATTGGCAGGCGCTTTTCGGCAGCTGGCGGATGGCGGCCTGTCGGCACGCCCTGAGGAATTGAAGGAAGTTGGACTGAAGCCGGTGTCAAGCGCCCGGGACAAGGATGGCTCGATCCGGGTTGATCGCCTGCCTGACGTCCAATACCGCGTTGATATGGAAAACCAGCGCCTTTACGTGACCACCAATGACGAGGCACGGGCAGCCAAACAGATCGATATCAATCCAAAGCCGGATGACGACCATCCAAAAGCGCAATCAAGTTACGGTGCGGTACTGAATTACTCGCTCTTTGCCAGCAGCGACAACCTGTTCTCAGGCAATGCCAAGCCGTTTCAGGGAATATCGGGCGGTTTTGATGCCCGGTTCTTTAGTCCCTTCGGCACACTCACCCAGTCTTTCACATCAAGCGCCAGCGATACGGATTTGCAGGGTTTCAAGCGCCTCAATACAACTTATACCTATTCCGATACGGAGAGGCTGATTACCTACCGGGCTGGTGATTTCATTTCCGGTGGTTTGCAGTGGACACGCCCCGTTTATCTTGGCGGCCTGCAGGTCCAGCGCAATTTTCACCTGCGGTCCGATCTTGTCACCATTCCAATACCCGTTATTTCAGGCTCGGCCGCCGTACCGTCGACGCTTGAAGTCTATACGCAGAACGTCAAGACCTATAGCGGCACGGTACCCTCGGGCCCCTTTCAGGTGACTAATTTCCCTGTGTTCACCGGATCTGGGCAGGCACAAGTGGTGCTGCGTGATACGCTTGGCCGCGAAACCAAAACCACGCTGCCTTTCTACTCGTCCAGTCTTTTGCTGCGCAAAGGTCTTCTGGACTTCTCCGGTGAGGTTGGTTTTCCCCGGCGTGATTTCGGTACTGAATCGAGCGATTATGCCGGTGACGCGATGGGGATTGCCACTGTCCGCTATGGCGTCAGCGATTTGCTGACATTGGAAGGACACTTTGAGGGCGGCGTTGATCTGCTCAATGGCGGTGTCGGTGTTGCGTTTCCGATTGGCGGCTATGGTGTCAGTTCTCTGGCGGTGGCGGGAAGCAGTCACGACGGCGATACAGGTTTTCTCGTCAATGGTTCGGTGGAACTTAGCTATCGCAATTATACTGTCTTTGCCCGCATGCAGCAGGCATTCGGCAATTATGATGACGTTGCATCGGTTTCCGCCGATACAAGCCGTCTTTCGGTCTTTGATCCTGCGGGGGTTGCCATCTTCAGCCCGCGCGTGCCGCGCTCATTGGCGCAGGTGACCGTGTCCGCGCCAGGTCCATTTGAACGCTCTAATCTCAATTTGTCTTTTACGCAGATTGAAGCAGCAAACGGAGAGAAGAACCGCATTATCGGTGCTTCCTTCAGTCAGACGGTGTTCAAGAACAGTTCGTTCTATGCGACTGCTTTCACCGATCTCGAAAATAGCGACAGCTTTGGTGTTTTTGCCGGTCTCACCATTCCGTTTGACAACAACATTACCGTAACAACCGGCTACGAACAGACAGCAAGTGGTGCCTCCGGTGTCGTCGATATTGCCAAGTCCGAGCGTCTGGAAGAGGGCAGTTATGGCTGGCGTTTGCGTACCCGCGAGGGCGATAATCCGGATCGGCTGGCCTCTGCAAGCTATCGAGGGCGCTATGCGCGCGTACAGGGCGATGTCGAGCAGTTCGACGGCAATACCCGCGCAAGCGCACAGATTGATGGCGCGCTTGCGGTGGCCGCAGGTGGCGTCTTTGCGACCAACAGGATCAATGATGCTTTTGCGGTCGTCGATGTCGGCGCGCCTGATGTTGAGGTTCTTTCGGAAAACCGCCCGGTAGGCAGGACGAACCGCAGCGGCAAAATTCTGGTGCCGGACCTGAACTCCTATGAGCCAAACACAGTGGCCATCGATCCAAAAAATCTTCCCGTTGACGCAAGCATAGGATCAACACGCAATATCGTTGTGCCTGCTGACCGCAGTGGCGTCGTCGTTGATTTCCATGTGAGCCAGACGTCTGCTTCGGCCATAGTCAGTCTGGTGGATGGGACCGGCAAGCCGCTCGAGGCTGGTTTGCGGGGACATGTTGACGGTTCAACGGATGAATTTGTCGTCGGCTACGACGGTGAAGCCTTCATCGAGAAGCTACGCGCCCAGAATATAATCGTTATCGAGCGTCTGGATGGTAGCAGTTGCAAGGCGCAATTCACCTATCGCGCCCAGCCGGGCACACAGATCAAAATCAGCAATGTGGTGTGCTCATGA
- a CDS encoding Csu type fimbrial protein encodes MRNWLLRFVFFVGVLLLPAVVWAQSCTFTVPGIVFSGSTIPGNVINSMTTVKADCSGLLGLGRKVLVCPDLNEGSGGATSSARKMLSGANVLNYQLFQDAARSIVWGSITWPYAARAPGFLVEFTTILGPLLGSGSTTITLYGQVLASQQAAPAGTYISTFTGANATFHYRYDDGAGCSVLNGALTGSPPSFNAQITLANDCLVTAQNIDFGNRGLLNANIDQTGQVNVTCTPTVPYTVSLSLGGTGTSPTARKMTGTTGGVVTYGLYRDTNRTLPWGNTIGTNTVAGTGSGASQPIIVYGRVPPQTTPAPGSYDDTIIVTVTY; translated from the coding sequence ATGAGGAACTGGCTGCTCCGGTTTGTCTTTTTCGTCGGCGTCCTGCTGCTGCCAGCTGTTGTCTGGGCGCAATCCTGCACCTTTACAGTTCCCGGCATCGTGTTCTCCGGAAGTACAATTCCGGGCAATGTCATCAACAGCATGACGACGGTGAAAGCGGATTGCTCAGGACTGCTCGGACTTGGCCGCAAAGTGCTGGTATGCCCTGATTTGAACGAAGGCAGCGGCGGAGCAACCAGCAGCGCGCGCAAGATGTTGAGTGGTGCCAATGTGCTCAACTACCAACTCTTTCAGGATGCGGCCCGCTCAATCGTCTGGGGATCGATCACCTGGCCTTATGCGGCCCGTGCACCGGGTTTTCTGGTCGAATTCACCACCATTCTCGGTCCATTGCTGGGAAGCGGATCAACGACAATTACGCTCTATGGACAGGTGCTGGCCAGCCAGCAGGCTGCGCCCGCTGGCACTTACATCTCCACATTCACTGGGGCAAATGCGACGTTTCACTATCGCTATGATGATGGCGCCGGTTGCTCTGTTCTCAACGGCGCGTTGACGGGTTCGCCTCCGTCCTTCAACGCCCAGATTACTTTGGCCAATGATTGCCTTGTCACGGCGCAGAATATTGATTTTGGCAACAGGGGGCTGCTCAATGCCAATATTGATCAGACTGGTCAGGTGAACGTAACCTGTACGCCGACCGTGCCATATACGGTTTCGCTCAGTCTCGGTGGGACCGGAACGAGCCCGACGGCGCGTAAAATGACCGGGACTACTGGCGGTGTGGTCACTTATGGCCTGTACCGGGACACGAACCGCACGCTGCCTTGGGGAAATACGATTGGAACAAACACCGTTGCGGGCACGGGCTCTGGCGCATCGCAACCCATCATTGTCTATGGGCGCGTTCCACCACAGACAACACCTGCGCCGGGTAGCTACGATGACACAATCATTGTCACGGTGACCTACTAG
- a CDS encoding GGDEF domain-containing protein, with amino-acid sequence MIALNILLLMIEALVYFAVMTALLHWRKRYGLGVFLCALGVMHFLETYLAAFFYIQLPFGIISPGSTVLFSGKLMMILLLYIKEDALTVRQPIYGLLIGNFLLIGLLFIARNHETVQLVTSRQPDLDFVDEMGMLMVLGTALLFIDSIAIILLYEKLGRFFARHQAFRIFIVSAVILSFDQIGFFVALHYVAGTPASALWGGWVAKLGAALVYSLMVTAYLRWFKDEPQNERRASLRGVFETLTYREKYERLLEETGRDSLTGARDRRSLTSEGPRLFAEARREGSTFSLIAIDLDDFKSINDTYGHQTGDMVLQQTARKMLANTRKTDHFYRYGGEEFIGICQGLSSQGSSALAERLRTAVEASPYQNVKNVTISIGVANFPGDGENFDQLFAKADERLYRAKRTGKNKVITL; translated from the coding sequence ATGATTGCACTCAATATCCTGTTGCTTATGATCGAGGCGCTTGTCTATTTCGCCGTGATGACAGCTTTGCTGCATTGGCGAAAGCGCTACGGCCTCGGGGTTTTCCTGTGCGCCCTCGGTGTGATGCACTTCCTTGAAACCTATCTGGCCGCCTTTTTCTACATTCAGCTGCCGTTTGGCATCATCTCCCCCGGCTCTACTGTCCTGTTCAGTGGCAAGCTGATGATGATCCTTCTTCTTTACATCAAGGAGGATGCGCTCACGGTCCGCCAGCCCATCTATGGCCTTCTTATCGGCAATTTCCTGCTGATCGGGCTCCTTTTCATCGCACGCAATCACGAAACGGTTCAGTTGGTGACAAGCCGTCAGCCTGATCTCGATTTTGTCGATGAAATGGGCATGCTGATGGTTCTGGGTACTGCTCTCCTCTTTATCGACTCCATCGCCATTATCCTGCTTTACGAAAAGCTTGGCCGCTTCTTTGCGCGACATCAGGCATTCCGTATTTTCATCGTTTCGGCTGTCATCCTGAGCTTCGACCAGATCGGCTTCTTCGTGGCACTGCACTATGTCGCCGGTACGCCAGCGTCCGCACTATGGGGCGGCTGGGTGGCAAAGCTTGGTGCGGCGCTGGTCTATAGCCTGATGGTGACGGCCTATCTGCGCTGGTTCAAGGATGAGCCGCAAAATGAACGGCGGGCGAGCCTGCGCGGTGTGTTCGAAACACTGACTTACCGGGAAAAATATGAACGGCTTCTGGAAGAAACCGGACGTGACAGCCTGACCGGTGCGCGCGACCGGCGCAGCCTGACGAGTGAAGGTCCACGCCTTTTTGCCGAAGCGCGCAGGGAAGGATCAACATTCAGCCTGATCGCCATCGATCTCGACGATTTCAAAAGCATCAATGATACCTATGGCCACCAGACCGGCGATATGGTGCTGCAGCAAACGGCGCGCAAAATGCTGGCCAATACCCGCAAGACCGATCACTTCTATCGCTATGGCGGTGAGGAGTTCATCGGAATATGTCAGGGACTGTCAAGTCAGGGATCATCCGCCCTCGCCGAGCGGTTACGCACGGCAGTCGAGGCGTCACCTTATCAGAATGTGAAAAACGTGACGATCAGCATTGGTGTGGCCAATTTTCCGGGAGATGGCGAGAATTTCGATCAGCTCTTTGCCAAGGCTGATGAGCGGCTCTACCGCGCCAAGCGCACGGGCAAAAACAAGGTCATAACGCTCTAG
- a CDS encoding NAD(P)H-hydrate dehydratase, which produces MADEILTPAQMGEADRLTIAAGPIDGYGLMLRAGYAVARHILNNYGSATAFHILCGPGNNGGDGYVVASLLTESGVKVHLWSDDKPKAGSDAAFARRDCSVKAAPLSGFKPEPGSIVIDALFGAGLNKPLTGKAAAVIERSNEANITRIAIDVPSGLDGATGMALGPVLKADCTITFFRKKPAHLLYPGRGLCGEVVVADIGIYEDVLSTIHPLCFENLPHHWQLPSPGVDTHKYKRGHVAVFSGGPTSTGAARLSALAAARSGAGAVTLLSPAESLAVNAAHLTSIMLNRCETDHELRAFLDRRKPSALVLGPGFGIGARTRSIALALLKEQLHLVFDADTITSFQDHRDELFNATRRASEVHLVLTPHEGEFKRLFPDIDEDNTPSKVERARAAARQANAIIIYKGPDTVIASPDGRAAINSNGTPLLATAGSGDVLSGITAGLMAQGMAPFEAACAAAHIHAQAALDLGFGLIAEDLPAAVAKVIAQLQCR; this is translated from the coding sequence ATGGCTGACGAGATTCTCACACCAGCACAGATGGGCGAAGCCGACCGGCTAACCATCGCTGCCGGACCGATTGACGGATACGGATTGATGTTGCGTGCGGGCTATGCGGTTGCCCGCCACATCCTCAACAATTATGGCAGCGCGACCGCCTTTCATATTCTTTGCGGCCCCGGCAATAATGGCGGTGATGGCTATGTCGTCGCCAGCCTTCTTACCGAAAGCGGCGTGAAGGTGCATCTATGGAGTGATGACAAGCCGAAAGCCGGTTCCGATGCGGCCTTTGCCCGCCGCGATTGCAGCGTCAAAGCCGCGCCTCTTTCCGGTTTCAAGCCCGAACCCGGCAGCATAGTAATCGATGCCTTGTTCGGTGCCGGTTTGAACAAGCCTCTTACAGGAAAAGCAGCTGCTGTAATCGAGCGCAGCAATGAAGCCAACATCACCCGCATTGCCATCGACGTGCCATCCGGCCTTGATGGCGCAACGGGCATGGCGCTTGGCCCGGTGCTGAAGGCCGATTGCACCATTACCTTCTTTCGCAAGAAACCCGCACATCTGCTCTATCCCGGACGAGGTTTATGCGGCGAGGTCGTGGTTGCCGATATAGGCATCTATGAGGACGTGCTTTCCACAATCCATCCGCTGTGTTTTGAGAACCTACCACATCATTGGCAACTGCCCTCTCCCGGCGTGGACACGCATAAGTACAAACGCGGCCATGTCGCCGTGTTTTCAGGCGGGCCGACATCAACAGGAGCGGCGCGACTTTCAGCATTGGCGGCCGCGCGTAGCGGCGCAGGTGCGGTCACGCTGCTTTCCCCGGCGGAATCTCTGGCTGTCAACGCCGCACATCTGACTTCAATCATGCTCAACCGCTGTGAAACCGACCATGAACTTCGGGCATTTCTGGACAGGCGCAAACCTTCCGCACTGGTGCTGGGTCCCGGTTTCGGCATAGGCGCGCGTACCCGCTCGATTGCGCTCGCCTTGCTCAAGGAACAACTGCATCTGGTTTTCGATGCCGACACGATCACCTCATTTCAGGACCACCGCGACGAGCTGTTCAATGCCACACGACGTGCATCCGAGGTCCACTTGGTGCTGACGCCGCATGAGGGCGAGTTCAAGCGGCTGTTCCCCGATATTGACGAAGACAACACGCCTTCAAAGGTAGAGCGCGCCCGCGCCGCGGCCCGGCAAGCCAATGCGATTATCATCTACAAAGGGCCCGACACGGTCATTGCTTCGCCCGATGGCCGCGCTGCGATCAACAGCAATGGCACCCCGCTTTTAGCCACTGCGGGCTCCGGCGACGTTCTGTCGGGCATCACCGCTGGTCTGATGGCACAGGGAATGGCACCGTTTGAGGCAGCCTGCGCAGCCGCGCACATCCATGCGCAGGCGGCGCTTGATCTTGGTTTTGGCCTGATAGCCGAAGATTTGCCCGCCGCCGTCGCAAAGGTGATCGCACAGTTACAGTGCAGATAA
- a CDS encoding DUF2171 domain-containing protein, whose protein sequence is MPATRIKEHMEVIGADGVHVGTVDHVEGARIKLTKKDSGEGSHKGHHHYISTSLVAEVEGNKVRLSANADVAVMFEEEASDK, encoded by the coding sequence ATGCCTGCAACACGCATCAAAGAACATATGGAAGTCATCGGCGCTGATGGCGTCCATGTTGGTACGGTCGATCACGTGGAAGGCGCCCGCATCAAGCTGACGAAGAAAGACAGCGGTGAGGGTTCGCATAAAGGCCATCATCACTATATTTCAACATCGCTTGTCGCAGAGGTCGAGGGCAACAAGGTCCGGCTGTCTGCCAATGCCGATGTAGCCGTGATGTTCGAGGAAGAAGCATCAGACAAATAG
- a CDS encoding DHCW motif cupin fold protein translates to MKLPKLPFTVTDWNKVPITEHSGEHGKALWRSFTTDDLRVRIVEYTPGYLADHWCDRGHVLYVLEGELDTELRDGRTFKLTAGMSYQVSDFGDEAHRSSTKTGVKLFIVD, encoded by the coding sequence ATGAAACTCCCAAAGCTGCCATTCACCGTGACGGACTGGAACAAAGTGCCGATCACCGAACATTCGGGCGAACACGGAAAAGCGCTCTGGCGCAGCTTCACAACTGATGATTTGCGTGTACGAATTGTCGAATATACGCCGGGATATCTGGCCGATCACTGGTGTGACCGGGGACATGTTCTCTATGTTCTTGAAGGCGAGCTTGATACGGAACTGCGCGATGGCCGCACGTTCAAACTGACAGCCGGAATGAGCTATCAGGTTTCAGATTTCGGTGATGAAGCACACCGGTCTTCAACGAAAACGGGTGTGAAACTCTTCATCGTTGATTAG
- the bla gene encoding class A beta-lactamase, producing the protein MKPFALAIAAVSALGISHVSYAGGIADPAALQQRLEKLATGKDARIGICALDQAGTSVCVRGDERFSLQSVVKLIAGAATLDAADHGAVNIEDPIIIRSENLSLMKQPLAKIVERNGFFRTNAGDLVRRAIVESDSAAVDILINRLGGTGKINSFLAGKAISGIRIDRDERHLQTDIVGLQWKQEYVDAKVLQRAIKAVPEVERDTAFDAYQKDPRDTATPRAMTEFLAALMNGKLISTSSTDRLLAIMNETSTFPDRLRAGVGNDWSVAHKTGTSPTWKGVNVATNDVGILTAPDGGKVAISVFVADSRETPTRRATIIASAAQAVTEAYR; encoded by the coding sequence ATGAAGCCATTTGCACTTGCGATTGCCGCTGTGTCTGCTTTGGGTATATCCCATGTGAGCTATGCGGGAGGAATTGCAGACCCCGCGGCGCTTCAACAACGCCTCGAAAAATTGGCTACAGGCAAGGATGCGCGCATTGGTATCTGTGCTCTGGACCAAGCAGGAACGTCCGTCTGCGTGCGGGGGGACGAGCGGTTTTCGTTGCAGAGTGTTGTGAAGCTGATCGCTGGTGCCGCAACGCTTGATGCTGCCGATCATGGCGCTGTGAATATTGAAGACCCGATTATCATCAGATCTGAAAATCTCAGCCTTATGAAGCAGCCTCTGGCCAAGATTGTCGAACGGAACGGTTTCTTTCGGACAAATGCCGGTGATCTTGTGCGCCGCGCCATTGTTGAGAGCGATTCTGCGGCCGTGGATATACTGATTAACCGGTTGGGCGGAACCGGGAAGATCAATTCATTTCTCGCAGGCAAAGCGATCAGCGGTATTCGGATTGATCGTGATGAAAGGCATCTGCAAACGGATATTGTCGGGTTGCAATGGAAGCAGGAATATGTGGATGCGAAGGTGCTGCAGCGGGCAATCAAGGCTGTACCGGAGGTAGAGCGCGATACTGCCTTTGACGCTTATCAGAAAGATCCGCGCGATACGGCTACGCCGCGCGCGATGACAGAATTTCTCGCCGCGCTCATGAATGGCAAGCTCATCTCCACAAGTTCAACCGATCGCCTGCTTGCCATCATGAACGAGACGTCGACATTTCCCGACAGGCTGCGTGCTGGCGTCGGCAACGACTGGAGCGTTGCGCACAAGACAGGAACCAGCCCCACCTGGAAGGGTGTCAATGTGGCGACAAACGATGTGGGTATCTTGACCGCACCCGATGGTGGCAAAGTTGCAATCAGCGTTTTTGTGGCCGATTCCCGCGAAACGCCGACCCGACGCGCAACGATCATTGCCAGTGCAGCGCAAGCCGTAACCGAAGCCTACCGCTGA
- a CDS encoding GNAT family N-acetyltransferase produces the protein MTICIRPYASHDWDFLAHIHDRARLDELRLSVGLNAFRTLAQTAQGEGLFDGQLYVAEQDERIVGFIAADEGEITWLYVDPDHYRQGVGRALLRHVLITAKGRMSTSVLDGNDPALQLYLSEGFEIIETREGTLQGLDGVRARGHILARRFPF, from the coding sequence GTGACTATCTGTATTCGCCCCTATGCTTCCCATGACTGGGATTTTCTGGCGCATATTCATGATCGCGCCCGTCTGGATGAACTGCGATTGTCAGTCGGGTTAAATGCTTTCCGAACCCTTGCGCAGACGGCGCAAGGGGAAGGGCTGTTTGACGGTCAGCTTTATGTGGCCGAACAGGATGAGCGGATAGTCGGATTTATCGCTGCGGATGAAGGCGAGATCACATGGCTCTATGTCGATCCTGACCATTATCGGCAAGGCGTGGGCCGAGCATTGTTACGACATGTCCTGATCACGGCAAAAGGCAGGATGAGCACCTCGGTGCTGGATGGCAACGACCCCGCTTTGCAGCTTTATCTCTCCGAGGGTTTTGAGATTATCGAAACCCGCGAAGGAACGTTGCAGGGATTGGACGGGGTGAGGGCGCGTGGGCATATACTGGCGCGCCGGTTTCCGTTCTAA
- a CDS encoding VOC family protein: protein MTAVKDNLENEQMHIQFAELPVFNQDRAKKFYIDHFGCAIVADVPMGADGWRWIELKFAGSETNLHFVKRSDDEPADQPVMVLVDDNVAGTAGTLKSKGVEIITEPQAAPYDPGRTVAEFRDSEGNRLVISSS, encoded by the coding sequence TTGACAGCCGTCAAAGACAATCTGGAGAACGAACAGATGCATATACAGTTTGCCGAGCTTCCCGTGTTCAATCAGGACCGTGCGAAGAAATTCTACATTGATCATTTCGGCTGCGCGATCGTCGCTGATGTTCCCATGGGGGCAGATGGATGGCGATGGATAGAGCTTAAATTTGCGGGTTCGGAAACAAACCTGCATTTTGTCAAACGATCGGACGATGAACCGGCCGACCAACCTGTGATGGTTCTTGTGGACGACAACGTTGCCGGCACCGCTGGAACCCTCAAGTCAAAGGGTGTCGAGATCATCACCGAACCGCAGGCTGCGCCCTACGATCCGGGACGCACCGTCGCCGAATTTAGGGACAGCGAAGGCAACCGCTTGGTGATCAGCAGCAGCTGA
- a CDS encoding alpha/beta fold hydrolase, protein MTFPTKTGTLKVPGAKIYYEAQGSGPLLLLIAGGPTDAGVFAELSHFLADRYTVVAYDPRGNSRSPFDGKPEALQLDVHGDDAARLIEALGDGPAFVMGNSGGAQIGLNLAARHPEKVRALVAHEPPCLMLLPDPSEALAGNKEIHDTYQREGVEAAMQKFMAMAGLDEHSEDEEQQAPPPPEALETFERINGNMDYFLAHGLMPLSLYQPEIETLRTGKPDVIVGVGEQTVGEIANRTGVALAEKLGTQPMQFPGDHGGYGPHAEAFAKTLHAAFARA, encoded by the coding sequence ATGACGTTTCCTACCAAGACAGGTACATTGAAAGTGCCGGGCGCGAAAATTTACTATGAAGCCCAAGGCTCAGGGCCTCTCCTGCTGCTCATTGCCGGAGGGCCAACGGATGCAGGAGTTTTTGCCGAACTTTCGCATTTTCTCGCGGACCGCTACACGGTGGTGGCTTACGATCCTCGCGGGAATTCGCGCAGTCCCTTTGATGGCAAGCCTGAAGCATTGCAGCTTGATGTTCACGGCGATGATGCCGCCCGGTTGATTGAAGCATTGGGCGATGGGCCTGCCTTTGTAATGGGTAATAGCGGCGGCGCGCAAATCGGACTTAATCTGGCAGCACGGCATCCGGAAAAGGTGCGCGCACTGGTAGCGCATGAACCGCCATGCCTGATGCTACTTCCTGATCCCAGCGAAGCTTTGGCTGGCAATAAGGAAATTCATGACACCTATCAGCGCGAGGGTGTGGAAGCGGCGATGCAAAAGTTCATGGCCATGGCTGGGTTGGACGAGCACAGTGAGGACGAAGAACAGCAGGCGCCTCCCCCGCCCGAAGCTCTGGAGACATTCGAGCGGATCAACGGAAACATGGACTATTTTCTCGCCCATGGACTGATGCCGCTTTCGCTGTACCAACCGGAGATTGAGACGTTGCGCACGGGCAAGCCCGATGTAATCGTCGGCGTTGGCGAGCAAACTGTCGGAGAAATTGCCAATCGTACGGGCGTAGCACTGGCGGAAAAGCTTGGCACGCAACCCATGCAATTTCCCGGCGATCATGGCGGCTACGGCCCTCACGCTGAAGCTTTCGCAAAAACACTTCACGCGGCATTCGCGCGAGCATGA